A single genomic interval of Lewinellaceae bacterium harbors:
- a CDS encoding HAD-IB family hydrolase, translating into MDKGKNKLALIDFDGTITSKDTLISFVAYITPWYRWPSAFLRLLPHYIGYLTRILNAEQFKVHFLNQFIRHKSKVELENEIAEFHKKKLGGLLYLQALESIQVLRTRGYRIVLVSANIAPLVKPFCDKYQLECIATELEWVNGLYSGKLATQNCKGEEKARRICESLDLSGYEFIAAWGDHPSDLPMLHLAHFQGYRIFHKQPITFER; encoded by the coding sequence ATGGATAAAGGAAAAAATAAACTGGCGTTGATCGATTTTGATGGCACCATTACCTCAAAAGACACCCTGATTTCTTTTGTTGCATACATTACTCCCTGGTACAGGTGGCCAAGTGCTTTCCTGCGGTTACTCCCCCACTATATCGGATATTTAACCCGGATATTGAACGCTGAACAATTCAAAGTCCATTTTCTTAATCAATTTATACGGCATAAATCCAAGGTCGAGTTGGAAAATGAAATCGCAGAATTTCACAAGAAAAAACTTGGAGGTTTATTGTACCTCCAGGCGCTGGAATCCATTCAAGTGTTACGCACACGAGGCTATCGCATCGTCCTGGTCAGTGCAAACATTGCCCCGCTGGTAAAACCATTCTGCGATAAATATCAGCTTGAATGCATCGCCACTGAACTGGAATGGGTCAATGGTCTGTATTCCGGAAAACTAGCCACTCAAAACTGCAAGGGGGAAGAAAAAGCACGTCGAATTTGTGAGTCGCTTGACCTTTCCGGTTATGAATTTATTGCCGCCTGGGGTGATCACCCTTCCGATCTGCCCATGCTTCATTTGGCTCACTTTCAGGGCTACCGGATATTCCATAAACAACCGATAACTTTCGAAAGATGA
- a CDS encoding SDR family NAD(P)-dependent oxidoreductase codes for MKRVLILGATSDIAKACSELFAAKGYLLLLAGRDRLKLESFQLDLNLRYAIKSGIIEINPPDQSTLDHVFQSISGNLDVILCAIGTLGNHHEAMNSPQDGLEIIDSNYRSIIPLLQSAANRLKNQNRGKLIVITSVAGLRGRASNYFYGSAKAGLIAYLSGLRNALHPYRVQVTTVIPGYVKTRMTKNMHLPPLLTCSTESLAKAIYRYTVKGKRNILYWKPIWRYIMLIIRIMPESVFKRMRW; via the coding sequence ATGAAAAGGGTTTTAATTCTGGGCGCGACTTCTGATATTGCCAAAGCTTGTAGCGAGCTTTTTGCAGCCAAAGGCTATTTGCTTCTTCTGGCAGGAAGAGATCGATTGAAACTGGAATCCTTTCAGCTGGATCTGAATTTAAGGTATGCCATAAAATCCGGGATCATAGAAATAAATCCGCCCGATCAATCTACGCTCGATCATGTATTCCAATCCATTTCCGGAAATTTAGATGTTATACTTTGTGCTATCGGCACGTTGGGAAACCACCATGAGGCGATGAATAGTCCGCAAGATGGCCTGGAAATTATTGACTCGAATTATCGATCCATTATTCCTTTGCTCCAATCAGCTGCTAACCGGTTAAAAAATCAAAATCGGGGCAAGCTGATCGTCATCACTTCAGTGGCCGGGCTGCGTGGAAGGGCTTCAAATTATTTTTACGGAAGCGCAAAAGCAGGATTGATAGCTTATCTATCCGGCTTGCGAAATGCTTTACATCCTTATCGAGTCCAGGTCACGACGGTCATCCCGGGATATGTAAAAACCCGAATGACGAAAAATATGCATCTTCCGCCCTTGCTAACTTGTTCAACAGAAAGCCTGGCAAAGGCTATTTACCGGTACACCGTGAAAGGCAAAAGAAACATTCTGTATTGGAAACCAATCTGGCGTTATATCATGCTAATCATACGGATTATGCCAGAATCCGTCTTCAAACGCATGAGGTGGTAA
- a CDS encoding FAD-binding oxidoreductase encodes MKSYPALTPRGNGRSYGDASLGDFMVSTMQWSQKIILDQDRTILICAGGLLLEQLLAFLIPQGFFLPVLPGTAKITIGGAIAADIHGKNHLYAGSFGSHVEEIKIQAGPGNCLTCSRNHNKDWFFATIGGMGLTGIILQAKIRVEKIETAFYHQHTREVHSLPEMLDAFSISPSESIHQLGWINDPNKPNRFGLFSRNKPASIQDLPYHQRDNPFKTTPFRSWNMPVYAPRIAMNPMTIRMYNLYHFKQQIKLNEKIISFHQCLFPLDKIQHWNRFYGRKGFLQFQAAFPAEGALMAIQELFNCLKTYHKTPFLTVIKAFGVTSGGWLSFPIPGFTICMDFKFSKDLPVFFESLHRITLNFNGRIYLAKDALLKREFFNIMYADAQRFTNFLLENNLKFSSALSARLQLTRT; translated from the coding sequence ATGAAATCCTATCCTGCTCTGACACCCCGGGGTAATGGTCGATCGTACGGTGATGCTTCATTAGGGGATTTCATGGTAAGCACCATGCAGTGGAGTCAAAAAATAATCCTGGATCAAGACAGGACAATCCTGATCTGTGCAGGGGGGCTGCTGCTGGAGCAGCTTCTGGCTTTTCTTATTCCTCAGGGATTTTTCCTCCCGGTTTTACCAGGCACTGCAAAAATCACCATTGGGGGTGCCATTGCTGCAGACATCCATGGAAAAAATCACCTGTACGCAGGAAGCTTTGGATCTCATGTTGAAGAAATAAAAATACAAGCAGGACCCGGCAATTGTCTCACGTGTTCAAGAAACCACAATAAGGATTGGTTTTTTGCAACCATTGGAGGAATGGGTTTAACAGGAATTATTCTTCAGGCGAAAATTAGAGTTGAAAAAATCGAAACTGCATTTTACCATCAGCACACAAGGGAAGTACATTCTTTACCGGAAATGCTGGATGCATTCAGCATTTCTCCGTCAGAATCCATACACCAGCTTGGCTGGATAAACGATCCAAACAAACCAAATCGTTTTGGGTTATTTTCCCGAAACAAACCCGCATCCATTCAGGACCTACCTTATCATCAGCGGGACAACCCATTTAAAACAACTCCTTTTCGATCATGGAATATGCCCGTTTATGCTCCGCGAATTGCGATGAATCCAATGACGATTCGAATGTACAATTTGTATCACTTCAAGCAACAAATCAAACTAAATGAAAAAATAATATCCTTTCATCAATGCCTTTTTCCATTGGATAAAATACAACACTGGAACAGGTTTTACGGCCGTAAGGGTTTTCTGCAATTTCAAGCCGCCTTTCCTGCCGAGGGCGCTTTGATGGCCATCCAGGAACTATTCAATTGTCTCAAAACTTACCACAAGACCCCGTTTCTTACTGTTATCAAAGCTTTCGGTGTAACATCGGGTGGATGGTTGTCCTTTCCTATTCCAGGTTTTACCATCTGTATGGATTTCAAGTTCAGTAAAGACCTGCCCGTATTTTTTGAATCTTTGCATCGTATCACCTTAAATTTCAATGGCCGGATCTATTTAGCGAAGGATGCACTTCTAAAAAGAGAATTTTTCAATATAATGTATGCAGACGCACAACGGTTTACAAATTTCCTGCTTGAGAATAATCTGAAATTTTCATCTGCATTGTCTGCGCGATTGCAATTGACAAGAACATGA
- a CDS encoding UbiA prenyltransferase family protein has product MAFRLLRILHWSKNLLIFFPLFFAGKMGETASLIQCTFGFLFFSFTASGIYILNDVRDLNFDLNHPDKKHRPVAQGAISPHRALITALLLAGIGLGGALWLSPPFFILLTGYVLLNLAYTLWIKSIAILDVLLLSLNYVLRIYAGGLLAHVVISPWLIIMVYLLALLLALSKRHHDLTLLESNNTLIRPSLTGYTLGFVKGMINYLGAVLTVCYLIYIIMGHPLTQHRQPFLMLTILPVLYGIFRYQQSIFLDQATSDPIEHIFNDRPMLLSLIAWMLLFSISLYA; this is encoded by the coding sequence ATGGCTTTCAGACTATTGCGAATTCTTCACTGGAGTAAGAATCTCCTGATTTTTTTCCCCCTGTTCTTTGCCGGGAAAATGGGGGAGACAGCATCCTTAATCCAATGTACTTTCGGGTTTCTGTTCTTTTCCTTTACCGCAAGCGGAATCTATATATTGAATGATGTCCGGGACCTCAACTTTGATCTAAACCATCCTGACAAGAAACACCGCCCGGTAGCTCAGGGTGCCATTTCACCACATCGTGCATTGATCACAGCATTGTTACTTGCCGGAATCGGTTTGGGTGGAGCTTTATGGCTTTCACCTCCCTTTTTTATTCTTTTAACCGGCTATGTACTGCTAAATCTTGCTTATACTTTGTGGATAAAATCCATTGCGATCCTTGATGTATTGTTGCTGTCCCTGAATTATGTCCTGCGCATCTATGCGGGAGGTTTGCTTGCCCACGTAGTTATTTCACCCTGGCTGATCATTATGGTTTACTTGTTGGCCTTATTGCTGGCTCTGTCTAAAAGGCACCACGATCTGACGCTTCTGGAATCAAACAACACCCTGATCCGACCTTCACTCACCGGCTACACCCTGGGCTTTGTAAAAGGTATGATCAATTATCTCGGTGCGGTTTTGACCGTTTGTTATCTTATTTATATCATTATGGGTCACCCATTGACGCAGCATCGCCAACCTTTTCTGATGCTGACGATCCTGCCGGTGTTGTATGGTATCTTTCGCTACCAGCAATCGATATTTTTGGATCAGGCCACCTCTGATCCGATTGAACATATTTTCAATGACCGCCCTATGCTCTTGTCATTGATAGCCTGGATGCTATTATTCAGTATCTCACTTTATGCCTGA
- a CDS encoding tail fiber domain-containing protein yields MTNLRRDAFPRPFLAIFFCGCFLMAMHPGYSQIGNESLGTGAGISITSGDYNVFIGDSSGTNMSSGSHNSFLGYRSGFSSTNSSDNTFIGRDAGYSNTTGADNTFVGARAGMLSTATDNTFIGSEAGYVNTTGTDNTFVGEQAGYENTSGSRNVFVGEDAGYRNSTGYDNTFLGRMSGRTNTTGYRNTYVGNESGYDSEDGHHNTAVGDSSLTDNSSGTHNTSIGAASLAATEYGSYNTAVGAYAGWDNNRTNDQNNANRNTYLGAFAGYSNRRGEDNVGIGARADFNNTDRSRTTFIGADALAGDNDVVAIGYHAEARGVFSILVGGESSTTTNGDRSIAIGYDADIAKQNSIAIGYNTDVSGTNSVAIGYQSQVNVDNEVYLGNVTTSAIGGIVNWSATSDKRFKKDVSENVPGLVFIDLLRPVTYHFDAEKMAEFEGYSLDRSLRKAALIKAGIRYSGFLAQDVQEAAESLGFEFSGVKVPANPETEAYGLRYAEFVVPLVKATQELHAIIQKQDQQLATQADINKSQEAKLAAYQQLLAELGARISILEAQASPSNHPSKGTNEVSPNR; encoded by the coding sequence ATGACCAATTTAAGAAGAGATGCCTTCCCCAGGCCGTTTCTCGCAATATTTTTCTGCGGGTGCTTCTTAATGGCGATGCATCCAGGCTACAGCCAAATCGGTAATGAGTCGTTGGGCACTGGTGCCGGGATTAGTATCACCTCCGGAGACTACAACGTTTTCATCGGAGACAGCTCCGGAACCAACATGTCGAGTGGATCCCATAACAGTTTTTTGGGGTACCGCTCGGGATTTAGTAGCACCAATTCTTCTGACAATACCTTTATCGGAAGGGATGCCGGCTATTCCAACACGACAGGAGCAGACAATACCTTTGTGGGGGCCCGGGCCGGTATGTTAAGCACGGCAACAGACAACACATTCATCGGTTCGGAAGCAGGGTATGTGAATACTACAGGCACCGACAATACCTTTGTCGGAGAGCAAGCAGGGTATGAAAATACGAGCGGAAGCCGCAACGTCTTTGTGGGCGAGGACGCTGGCTATCGTAATTCAACTGGTTATGATAATACCTTTCTGGGCCGCATGTCAGGAAGAACCAATACCACCGGTTATCGCAATACGTATGTTGGCAATGAATCCGGCTACGACAGTGAAGACGGGCACCACAACACGGCGGTCGGTGACTCCAGCTTGACCGATAACAGCTCTGGCACACATAATACATCCATTGGTGCAGCCTCTCTTGCAGCCACTGAGTATGGTAGTTACAATACTGCAGTAGGTGCCTATGCCGGGTGGGATAACAACCGCACGAATGATCAAAATAATGCAAATCGAAATACATATCTGGGAGCTTTCGCCGGATATTCCAACAGGAGAGGAGAGGACAATGTAGGAATAGGCGCACGTGCGGACTTCAACAATACGGATCGGAGCCGGACGACTTTCATAGGAGCAGATGCCCTTGCCGGCGATAACGATGTTGTAGCGATCGGCTACCACGCGGAGGCCCGGGGTGTTTTTTCGATCCTTGTTGGAGGCGAATCATCTACAACTACCAATGGTGATCGTTCCATAGCGATTGGTTACGATGCTGATATTGCCAAACAAAATTCCATTGCCATTGGATACAATACCGATGTGTCCGGGACAAATTCCGTGGCAATAGGGTACCAGTCCCAGGTTAATGTAGATAACGAAGTCTATTTGGGTAATGTGACCACCTCGGCCATCGGTGGGATTGTCAACTGGTCGGCGACATCCGATAAACGATTTAAGAAGGATGTCAGTGAGAACGTCCCGGGATTGGTTTTCATTGACCTGTTGCGCCCGGTCACCTATCATTTCGATGCGGAAAAAATGGCGGAGTTTGAAGGATACAGTCTGGACAGATCTTTGCGCAAGGCTGCGTTGATCAAAGCGGGTATCCGGTATTCCGGTTTTTTGGCGCAGGACGTTCAGGAAGCGGCTGAATCCCTGGGATTTGAATTCTCCGGGGTAAAAGTGCCGGCAAACCCGGAGACAGAAGCCTACGGATTGCGTTATGCAGAATTTGTTGTTCCCCTGGTGAAAGCAACGCAGGAACTGCATGCGATCATTCAAAAACAGGATCAGCAACTGGCTACACAGGCAGATATCAACAAATCTCAGGAAGCTAAATTAGCTGCCTACCAACAGCTGTTAGCTGAATTAGGTGCCAGGATTTCGATTTTGGAAGCCCAGGCCTCACCATCCAATCATCCTTCGAAAGGCACGAATGAGGTGTCTCCAAACCGGTAA